The proteins below come from a single Nitrospira sp. genomic window:
- a CDS encoding IS5 family transposase (programmed frameshift) gives MEMQGWAGMPEEMFRRLTGVSKRTFAEMAAVLKSAEVALKRQGGKPSRLAVEMRLRMMLEYWREYRTYLHIGHSYGVSESTAYRTIRWCEDVLIKSGAFTLPGKKALLKHERAYEVVLIDATETPVERPPKKQRRYYSGKKKRHTLKTQLVVDRATSRILCLAHDAGRRHDFRLFKESGVRLHPETEAITDTGYMGLQKLHGKTIMPKKRSKKNPLPTQDKQANRLISKDRVPAEHVIACLKRFKIVSDRYRNRRKRFGLRFTLIAVCYNRDITP, from the exons ATGGAAATGCAGGGATGGGCAGGAATGCCGGAGGAGATGTTCCGGCGATTGACTGGGGTGAGCAAGCGGACGTTTGCCGAGATGGCCGCTGTGCTGAAGAGTGCCGAGGTGGCCCTCAAGCGACAGGGCGGCAAGCCGAGTCGCCTGGCGGTGGAGATGCGCTTGCGAATGATGCTGGAATACTGGCGCGAATACCGCACGTACCTGCACATCGGCCACAGCTATGGGGTGAGCGAGAGTACGGCATATCGCACAATCCGCTGGTGTGAGGACGTGCTGATCAAGAGCGGGGCGTTCACGTTGCCGGGCAAGAAGGCCCTGCTCAAACACGAGCGGGCCTACGAGGTCGTCCTGATCGATGCGACGGAAACACCTGTCGAACGCCCTC CAAAAAAACAGCGCCGGTACTACTCGGGCAAGAAAAAACGCCACACCCTGAAGACGCAACTCGTTGTCGACAGGGCCACGAGCAGGATTCTCTGCCTCGCCCACGATGCGGGCCGCCGCCATGACTTCCGACTGTTCAAAGAATCCGGAGTCCGGCTGCATCCTGAGACCGAAGCCATCACCGACACCGGGTACATGGGGCTGCAAAAGCTCCACGGCAAGACCATCATGCCCAAAAAACGGAGCAAGAAGAACCCCTTGCCCACGCAAGACAAGCAGGCCAACCGCCTCATTTCCAAAGACCGCGTCCCGGCTGAACACGTCATCGCTTGCCTCAAACGCTTCAAAATCGTGTCGGACCGATACCGAAACCGCAGAAAACGTTTTGGACTACGCTTCACCCTGATCGCAGTCTGCTACAACAGAGACATAACACCATGA
- a CDS encoding ATP-dependent helicase: MKMTAFDLQLNPANPGFSFHKLDKAKDKNFWSVRVSSDIRLIVHRTPGSLLLCYVDHHDKAYDWAERRKLETHPKTGAAQIVEIRETIHEIVVPKYIETLKPLPASAKKPLFEKVSDEELLSYGVPAEWMKDVRQATDDTLLALADHLPGEAAEALLELATGGKPRIPQPVPTVGSPFDHPDAQRRFRVMGNVEELGRALEFPWDKWTIFLHPEQRQWVERDYVGPVRVSGSAGTGKTIVALHRAAFLARTNPDARVLLATFSDTLAHALHVKLRRLVGNEPRLGERIDVHSLNALGLRLHKSLLGPVKLAIRSDVRDLLRGASKSVGGHKFSLNFLLTEWEQVVDAWQLDSWEAYRDVARLGRKTRLPEAQRAVLWSIFEKVRGGLKERGVMTQAAVFTAVAAVIAKNKNRPFDFAVVDEAQDLNVSHLRFFAALGMGRPNGLFFAGDLGQRIFQQPFSWKALGVDIRGRSRTLRVNYRTSHQIRMQADRLLGPEVSDADGNTDDRRDTVSVFNGPPPLIQVLKTEKEETETVSAWLLDLLHNLMVLCLCCSRLRSG; encoded by the coding sequence GTGAAGATGACGGCCTTCGATCTCCAGCTTAACCCTGCCAATCCTGGTTTTAGTTTTCACAAGCTCGACAAAGCGAAGGACAAAAACTTCTGGTCGGTCCGGGTCAGTAGCGATATCCGATTAATTGTCCACCGAACACCTGGAAGTCTGCTCCTCTGCTACGTCGATCACCACGACAAGGCCTATGATTGGGCTGAGCGTCGTAAGTTGGAGACTCATCCAAAGACTGGTGCTGCTCAGATCGTGGAGATTCGTGAGACGATCCACGAAATCGTCGTTCCGAAATACATCGAGACACTGAAACCGCTTCCTGCTTCGGCCAAAAAACCACTATTCGAGAAGGTCTCTGATGAAGAGTTGCTGAGTTATGGCGTTCCTGCAGAGTGGATGAAAGACGTACGGCAGGCGACAGACGACACGCTCCTGGCCTTAGCCGACCATCTTCCCGGCGAGGCTGCAGAAGCACTCCTCGAACTTGCCACAGGTGGAAAGCCTCGCATCCCACAACCAGTCCCCACAGTTGGCAGCCCCTTCGACCATCCCGACGCTCAACGCCGCTTCCGTGTTATGGGCAATGTCGAGGAGTTGGGACGGGCGCTCGAATTTCCCTGGGACAAATGGACGATCTTTCTCCATCCCGAGCAACGACAATGGGTAGAACGAGACTACGTCGGACCTGTCCGTGTTTCTGGTTCGGCAGGCACGGGAAAAACCATTGTGGCTCTCCATCGAGCGGCGTTTCTGGCTCGCACCAACCCCGATGCTCGTGTCTTGCTGGCCACGTTTTCGGACACGCTCGCACATGCACTCCATGTCAAATTGAGGCGGCTGGTTGGAAACGAGCCTCGCCTTGGAGAGCGCATAGACGTCCATTCGCTGAATGCGCTTGGGTTGCGCCTCCACAAATCGCTCTTAGGGCCGGTCAAGCTGGCGATTCGAAGCGATGTGCGAGATTTGCTACGTGGGGCATCCAAATCAGTCGGGGGCCACAAGTTCAGTCTCAATTTTCTGCTGACGGAATGGGAGCAGGTCGTTGATGCGTGGCAGTTGGACAGCTGGGAGGCCTATCGTGATGTGGCTCGGTTGGGCCGCAAGACACGGCTTCCAGAAGCGCAACGGGCGGTCTTGTGGTCGATTTTCGAGAAGGTGCGTGGTGGTCTCAAGGAGCGCGGTGTCATGACTCAGGCGGCCGTGTTCACAGCCGTTGCCGCTGTAATAGCCAAGAACAAGAACCGGCCGTTCGACTTCGCAGTTGTGGATGAGGCACAGGACCTCAATGTTTCACACTTGAGGTTCTTTGCCGCACTTGGAATGGGGCGTCCCAATGGACTTTTCTTTGCCGGCGACCTGGGTCAGCGGATCTTCCAGCAGCCGTTTTCCTGGAAAGCCCTCGGCGTCGACATTCGTGGTCGTTCCCGGACGCTTCGAGTGAATTACCGAACCTCACATCAAATTCGTATGCAGGCAGATCGTCTCTTGGGCCCAGAGGTATCTGATGCTGACGGCAACACGGATGACCGGAGGGATACAGTCTCGGTCTTCAATGGCCCACCGCCGTTGATCCAAGTGCTGAAGACCGAGAAAGAAGAGACCGAGACCGTCAGTGCCTGGTTATTAGACCTCTTGCATAACCTCATGGTGTTATGTCTCTGTTGTAGCAGACTGCGATCAGGGTGA
- a CDS encoding ATP-dependent helicase produces MFVRSEAELPRARAAVEAAAIPSKILDEQVETTSGYASISTMHLAKGLEFRAVVVMACDDEIIPLQERIETVGDDADLQEVYDTERHLLYVACTRARDYLLVTSVAPASEFLDDLKSH; encoded by the coding sequence GTGTTTGTTCGGTCTGAGGCTGAGCTCCCACGCGCCCGTGCCGCAGTAGAAGCGGCTGCAATCCCTTCCAAGATTCTTGACGAGCAGGTTGAAACAACCAGTGGGTACGCGTCAATCAGCACCATGCATCTGGCCAAAGGGTTAGAGTTTCGCGCAGTAGTGGTGATGGCTTGCGACGATGAAATCATCCCTCTGCAGGAACGAATCGAAACGGTTGGGGATGATGCAGACCTGCAGGAAGTCTATGACACCGAGCGGCATCTGCTTTACGTCGCATGTACCCGTGCACGCGATTATCTGCTGGTGACCAGCGTCGCGCCGGCATCCGAATTTCTGGATGATCTAAAGTCCCATTAG
- a CDS encoding site-specific DNA-methyltransferase, with amino-acid sequence MLQKEEQSPVRIAYERRNRDLDPQLVWRGKDEQDWSDLVVHAPPLYIQEKVHPKALIDDLLRETREREHEAGLLTPDLFADFNGIPKGVDKTEFYQHDQNWSNRMILGDSLQVMASLAEREGLRGKVQCIYFDPPYGIKFNSNFQWSTTSRDVKDGNADHITREPEQVKAFRDTWRDGIHSYLTYLRDRLTVARDLLTDSGSIFVQIGEENVHRVRAILDEVFGDSTFVSQINFKTTGGAGSPTGGTETLASVNNFILWFAKDAARVKYRQPYRAKGELSGGAAAYNKLDFFDVEARRAASDEERVSPPVRARLFRYDNLTSQSSGGPQFFDVDFEGAKIPVGKSGWKTTQQGMARLSFAKRIGLAGKTLSYIRYVADFPVYPMNNSWDDTVTAGFASEKLYVVQTNPKVIERCILMATDPGDLVLDPTCGSGTTATVAEQGGRRWITIDTSRVALALARARIMGARYPYYILADSREGQLKEAEVSRRGPSSQPVHGNIRQGFVYERVPHITLKSIANNAEIDVIWEKWQTTLEPLREKLNATIKKQWQEWEIPREAEVKWTDEAKKLHADWWQARIARQQEIDKSIAAKAEFEYLYDKPYEDKKKVRVAGPFTVESLSPHRVLGVDENDELIDTSKEHSPECGAKQTFAQMILDNLKTSGVQQAHKADKITFAALTPWPGDLVCAEGRYLEGDREKRAAIFIGPEFGTVTRPDLVEAAREAGDAGFDVLIACAFNYDAHSTEFTKLGRIPVLKARMNADLHMADDLKNTGTGNLFVIFGEPDIDLLTEKDGKLRVKVKGVDVFKPQTGEVISDGAEGIACWFIDTDYNEESFFVRHAYFLGANDPYSSLKTTLKAEIDHEAWGTLNSDTSRAFDKPKSGRIAVKVINHLGDEVMKVFKV; translated from the coding sequence GTGTTGCAAAAAGAAGAGCAAAGCCCCGTCCGCATTGCGTATGAACGACGCAATCGCGATCTTGACCCTCAACTGGTCTGGCGAGGGAAAGATGAGCAGGATTGGTCGGACCTTGTGGTCCACGCACCTCCGCTTTATATCCAAGAAAAGGTTCATCCGAAGGCGTTGATCGACGACCTGCTGCGTGAGACCCGTGAACGCGAACACGAAGCCGGGCTATTAACGCCGGACCTTTTCGCCGACTTTAATGGCATCCCGAAGGGAGTAGACAAGACCGAATTCTACCAACACGACCAGAACTGGTCGAATCGGATGATTCTCGGCGATTCACTCCAAGTCATGGCCAGTTTAGCAGAGCGCGAAGGATTGCGGGGAAAAGTCCAGTGCATCTATTTCGATCCACCTTACGGCATCAAGTTCAATAGCAACTTCCAATGGTCCACTACTAGCCGCGATGTGAAGGACGGGAACGCCGATCACATCACCCGCGAGCCTGAGCAAGTCAAAGCATTTCGCGACACCTGGCGAGACGGCATCCATAGCTATCTGACTTATTTGCGCGACAGGCTCACCGTGGCCCGCGATCTGTTGACCGACAGCGGCTCGATCTTTGTGCAAATTGGGGAAGAAAACGTGCACCGTGTACGCGCGATATTGGATGAAGTCTTTGGCGACTCAACCTTTGTCAGCCAAATCAACTTCAAGACCACAGGCGGTGCTGGATCGCCCACAGGCGGTACGGAGACACTAGCGTCTGTTAACAACTTCATTCTTTGGTTCGCCAAAGACGCTGCAAGAGTAAAGTATCGCCAACCGTATCGAGCCAAGGGGGAGCTTTCCGGAGGGGCAGCTGCGTATAACAAGCTTGATTTTTTTGATGTAGAAGCACGTCGTGCTGCGTCTGACGAAGAGCGAGTTTCGCCCCCCGTGCGCGCCAGACTTTTCCGGTATGACAACCTAACAAGCCAAAGTTCGGGTGGGCCTCAGTTCTTTGATGTGGATTTTGAAGGGGCAAAAATTCCTGTTGGGAAAAGCGGGTGGAAAACGACTCAGCAAGGAATGGCTCGGTTGAGTTTTGCAAAGCGCATTGGACTTGCGGGAAAAACGCTTAGCTACATCAGATATGTTGCAGATTTTCCGGTTTATCCGATGAACAACTCATGGGACGACACAGTTACGGCAGGTTTCGCTTCCGAAAAGCTGTATGTCGTACAAACCAACCCCAAAGTCATTGAGCGTTGCATCCTGATGGCCACTGACCCCGGCGACCTCGTGCTCGACCCTACCTGTGGCTCTGGCACCACTGCCACTGTCGCTGAGCAAGGGGGGCGTCGGTGGATCACGATTGATACCTCACGGGTAGCGCTGGCACTGGCTCGTGCCCGAATTATGGGCGCTCGATACCCGTATTACATCCTCGCCGATTCCCGTGAAGGCCAGCTCAAGGAGGCCGAAGTCAGCCGTAGGGGCCCGAGCTCACAGCCAGTGCACGGGAACATCCGCCAGGGCTTTGTCTATGAGCGGGTGCCGCACATCACGCTCAAATCCATCGCCAATAACGCAGAGATCGATGTCATCTGGGAGAAATGGCAGACCACCCTGGAACCATTGCGTGAGAAGCTGAATGCCACCATCAAGAAGCAATGGCAGGAATGGGAGATTCCGCGCGAGGCCGAAGTCAAGTGGACAGACGAAGCGAAAAAGTTGCACGCTGACTGGTGGCAGGCCCGCATCGCTCGGCAGCAGGAAATCGACAAGTCCATCGCCGCCAAGGCCGAGTTTGAATACCTCTACGACAAACCCTACGAGGACAAGAAGAAGGTCCGGGTGGCCGGTCCCTTCACCGTCGAGAGCCTTTCACCTCACCGTGTCTTGGGTGTGGATGAGAACGATGAGTTGATCGATACGTCCAAGGAACACAGTCCCGAATGCGGGGCAAAACAAACGTTTGCTCAGATGATCCTGGACAATCTCAAAACTTCTGGCGTCCAGCAGGCGCACAAGGCAGACAAAATCACCTTCGCTGCCCTCACTCCATGGCCTGGCGATCTTGTCTGTGCTGAAGGTCGTTATCTGGAAGGAGACAGGGAAAAACGCGCCGCCATCTTCATCGGTCCTGAATTCGGGACTGTCACCAGACCTGATCTCGTGGAAGCAGCTCGCGAGGCCGGAGATGCCGGCTTTGACGTCCTCATCGCCTGTGCCTTCAACTACGACGCCCACTCTACTGAGTTCACCAAGCTCGGCCGCATTCCCGTGCTCAAGGCCAGAATGAACGCCGATCTGCACATGGCCGACGATCTCAAGAATACCGGCACGGGTAACTTATTCGTGATCTTCGGCGAGCCGGATATTGATCTTCTCACTGAGAAAGACGGCAAGTTACGGGTGAAGGTGAAGGGCGTGGACGTGTTCAAACCGCAGACTGGTGAAGTCATCAGCGACGGTGCCGAAGGGATTGCGTGCTGGTTCATCGACACGGACTACAACGAAGAAAGCTTCTTCGTCCGCCACGCTTACTTTCTCGGGGCAAACGACCCATATAGCTCGCTGAAGACCACCCTCAAAGCTGAGATCGATCACGAAGCCTGGGGCACCCTCAACAGCGATACCTCAAGAGCTTTCGACAAGCCCAAGTCCGGCCGCATCGCAGTCAAAGTCATCAACCACCTAGGCGATGAAGTTATGAAGGTATTCAAGGTGTAA